The following coding sequences lie in one Haematobia irritans isolate KBUSLIRL chromosome 3, ASM5000362v1, whole genome shotgun sequence genomic window:
- the LOC142228417 gene encoding regucalcin-like isoform X2 — translation MSYKVEALPNSHAELGEGPHWDVARQSLYYVDIHVGKIYRYDYNENKVYKAQIENETLAGFIIPVEGTTDQFVVGAGRRVIVITWDGVSPTAKVVKTLFEVQQGDARFNDNRFNDGKCDPKGRLFAGTMKYVGDEFEHRYGELYKFEKDGKMELVKSDVGISNGMAWNEKTKKFYYIDTTDYEVKEYDYDFATGKASNPKVVFNLRKTSPKDHLLPDGMTIDTDGNIYVATFNGHTIFKVDPNTSKVLLEIKFPCKQITSAAFGGPNLDILYVTTSSRFGEPDPAGTTFKVTGLGAKGLPMTKMQI, via the exons ATGTCTTACAAAGTCGAAGCATTGCCAAACTCTCACGCTGAATTGGGTGAGGGACCCCATTGGGATGTAGCCAGACAAAGTTTGTACTATGTTGATATTCATGTTGGCAAAATCTATCGTTACGACTACAATGAGAACAAAGTTTACAAGGcacaaatcgaaaatgaaacctTGGCTGGATTCATTATACCCGTCGAGGGTACAACCGATCAATTTGTGGTAGGAGCTGGTCGTCGTGTCATTGTTATCACCTGGGATGGTGTCTCGCCCACAGCCAAGGTTGTCAAGACTCTATTCGAAGTGCAACAGGGTGATGCTCGTTTCAACGATAATCGTTTCAATGATGGCAAATGTGATCCCAAGGGTCGTTTGTTTGCCGGCACCATGAAATATGTGGGTGATGAATTTGAACATCGTTATGGTGAATTGTACAAATTTGAGAAGGATGGCAAAATGGAACTGGTTAAAAGTGATGTAGGCATTTCTAATGGTATGGCTTGGAATGAGAAAACCAAGAAATTTTACTACATTGACACTACCGATTATGAGGTTAAGGAGTATGATTATGATTTTGCCACAGGCAAGGCAT CTAACCCCAAAGTTGTTTTCAATCTACGCAAGACCAGTCCCAAGGACCATTTGTTACCCGATGGCATGACCATTGATACTGATGGTAATATTTATGTAGCCACTTTCAATGGCCATACCATTTTCAAGGTTGATCCCAA cacCAGCAAAGttcttttggaaattaaatTCCCTTGCAAACAAATCACTTCAGCTGCCTTTGGTGGTCCCAATTTGGATATCCTTTATGTGACCACTTCCTCTCGTTTCGGTGAACCTGATCCTGCTGGTACTACATTCAAGGTTACTGGTTTGGGTGCTAAGGGTTTGCCCATGACCAAaatgcaaatttaa
- the LOC142228417 gene encoding regucalcin-like isoform X1 has protein sequence MLFVRYYLVLVILCSISLVYSKPGDNSMSYKVEALPNSHAELGEGPHWDVARQSLYYVDIHVGKIYRYDYNENKVYKAQIENETLAGFIIPVEGTTDQFVVGAGRRVIVITWDGVSPTAKVVKTLFEVQQGDARFNDNRFNDGKCDPKGRLFAGTMKYVGDEFEHRYGELYKFEKDGKMELVKSDVGISNGMAWNEKTKKFYYIDTTDYEVKEYDYDFATGKASNPKVVFNLRKTSPKDHLLPDGMTIDTDGNIYVATFNGHTIFKVDPNTSKVLLEIKFPCKQITSAAFGGPNLDILYVTTSSRFGEPDPAGTTFKVTGLGAKGLPMTKMQI, from the exons ATGTTGTTCGTACGATATTATCTAGTACTTGTGATTCTGTGTTCAATCAGTTTGGTGTATTCGAAACCTGGAGATAATTCG ATGTCTTACAAAGTCGAAGCATTGCCAAACTCTCACGCTGAATTGGGTGAGGGACCCCATTGGGATGTAGCCAGACAAAGTTTGTACTATGTTGATATTCATGTTGGCAAAATCTATCGTTACGACTACAATGAGAACAAAGTTTACAAGGcacaaatcgaaaatgaaacctTGGCTGGATTCATTATACCCGTCGAGGGTACAACCGATCAATTTGTGGTAGGAGCTGGTCGTCGTGTCATTGTTATCACCTGGGATGGTGTCTCGCCCACAGCCAAGGTTGTCAAGACTCTATTCGAAGTGCAACAGGGTGATGCTCGTTTCAACGATAATCGTTTCAATGATGGCAAATGTGATCCCAAGGGTCGTTTGTTTGCCGGCACCATGAAATATGTGGGTGATGAATTTGAACATCGTTATGGTGAATTGTACAAATTTGAGAAGGATGGCAAAATGGAACTGGTTAAAAGTGATGTAGGCATTTCTAATGGTATGGCTTGGAATGAGAAAACCAAGAAATTTTACTACATTGACACTACCGATTATGAGGTTAAGGAGTATGATTATGATTTTGCCACAGGCAAGGCAT CTAACCCCAAAGTTGTTTTCAATCTACGCAAGACCAGTCCCAAGGACCATTTGTTACCCGATGGCATGACCATTGATACTGATGGTAATATTTATGTAGCCACTTTCAATGGCCATACCATTTTCAAGGTTGATCCCAA cacCAGCAAAGttcttttggaaattaaatTCCCTTGCAAACAAATCACTTCAGCTGCCTTTGGTGGTCCCAATTTGGATATCCTTTATGTGACCACTTCCTCTCGTTTCGGTGAACCTGATCCTGCTGGTACTACATTCAAGGTTACTGGTTTGGGTGCTAAGGGTTTGCCCATGACCAAaatgcaaatttaa